A single window of Usitatibacter rugosus DNA harbors:
- a CDS encoding DUF3883 domain-containing protein, whose protein sequence is MGNETLISAHGSAPEIEPWSQQEVEAIVADYFEMLGTELSGLPYSKTEHRRKLVERLRNRSEGSVEFKHANISAILIELGFPYIVGYKPRGNYQTLLAEVVADKLFGSSRLCATAREDANLAGIAPEINDVLAVLTDAPRARQSRQVLEKPICRPRLSVNYLELEARNRSLGLAGEKFVIEFERARLARMGRGHLAERVEHCSLSRGDSIGFDILSFEDDGRERLIEVKTTKYGEETPFFASHNEVEVSESNVDRYYLYRLFQFRISPRLFVVRGPLSKNFDLAPSTFQVSIRVGL, encoded by the coding sequence GTGGGCAACGAGACACTCATTTCCGCTCATGGAAGCGCCCCTGAGATCGAACCGTGGTCTCAGCAAGAGGTGGAAGCCATTGTCGCCGACTACTTCGAAATGCTCGGCACAGAGCTTTCGGGCCTCCCGTACAGCAAGACGGAACATCGCCGCAAGCTCGTGGAGCGTCTCCGAAATCGTTCGGAGGGTTCGGTTGAGTTTAAGCACGCGAACATTAGCGCGATTCTTATTGAGCTTGGGTTTCCATACATTGTGGGCTACAAGCCAAGAGGGAACTACCAAACGCTACTTGCGGAAGTAGTCGCGGATAAGCTCTTCGGTAGTTCGCGCCTATGTGCGACGGCCCGCGAGGACGCGAATCTCGCCGGGATCGCGCCGGAGATCAATGACGTTCTCGCTGTTCTCACTGACGCTCCAAGAGCTCGCCAGTCCAGGCAAGTTCTCGAGAAGCCGATATGTAGACCACGCCTCTCGGTGAACTATCTCGAGCTGGAAGCTCGAAATAGGTCGCTAGGTTTGGCGGGAGAAAAGTTTGTTATTGAGTTCGAGAGGGCGCGACTGGCCCGGATGGGCAGGGGGCATTTGGCGGAAAGGGTTGAGCACTGCTCATTGTCTCGTGGCGATTCAATTGGTTTCGACATTCTGTCGTTTGAAGATGACGGGCGAGAGCGACTGATTGAAGTCAAGACCACCAAGTACGGCGAGGAAACACCCTTCTTCGCTTCTCATAACGAAGTCGAGGTGTCCGAGAGCAACGTGGATCGCTATTACCTCTATCGCCTATTTCAATTCAGGATCTCGCCACGCCTGTTCGTTGTGCGAGGCCCTCTTTCAAAAAACTTTGACCTAGCGCCGTCGACGTTTCAGGTGTCCATTCGCGTGGGTCTATAG
- a CDS encoding FRG domain-containing protein, whose product MRHKDIRVRTVSDILSALKKQSARGANTWFRGHAVEKWPLVPSLARKKSHLLAESALIKRFMQNAVPHIDRPPTQEWEWMFLMQHHRAPTRLLDWSESPLASLYFVVSDPRHSRRDGAVWCLDPTALNSEARISGFKFESEIPAFGIDDVLDSYLPSRVDKTTSTMLPVAIMGPRNTPRMAAQLGVFTINHRDHRPLEGIGKGDHVWRWIVPAASKSALRNELAFLGFTALTLFPELDRVADLAKELLQ is encoded by the coding sequence ATGCGCCACAAAGACATTCGCGTGCGTACCGTAAGTGACATCCTCAGCGCACTAAAGAAACAATCGGCCAGAGGCGCCAACACATGGTTCCGCGGACACGCGGTTGAAAAGTGGCCACTTGTGCCCTCCCTGGCGCGAAAGAAAAGCCATTTGCTCGCAGAATCGGCGCTAATCAAGCGGTTCATGCAAAACGCTGTGCCCCACATAGATCGCCCCCCCACTCAGGAGTGGGAGTGGATGTTTCTGATGCAGCATCACCGCGCACCAACCCGGCTCTTAGATTGGAGTGAAAGTCCGCTCGCATCCCTATACTTCGTGGTGAGCGACCCGAGGCACAGTCGCCGGGACGGAGCGGTGTGGTGTCTTGACCCCACCGCACTGAACAGCGAAGCGCGAATAAGTGGATTCAAGTTCGAGAGCGAAATCCCAGCCTTTGGAATCGACGACGTTCTTGATAGTTACTTACCCAGTCGGGTGGACAAGACGACGTCAACGATGCTTCCGGTGGCAATCATGGGACCGAGGAACACCCCACGAATGGCAGCGCAACTGGGCGTGTTCACTATCAATCATCGAGATCACCGGCCGCTCGAAGGAATTGGCAAGGGCGATCATGTTTGGCGATGGATTGTCCCTGCCGCATCGAAATCCGCTTTGAGGAACGAGCTCGCCTTCCTAGGGTTCACAGCGCTGACGCTGTTCCCCGAGCTTGACCGAGTCGCGGACCTCGCGAAGGAGCTACTGCAATGA
- a CDS encoding very short patch repair endonuclease, with translation MTTKLRTTAARSAQMAKVRSRGNASTELRLARILRAADVTGWRRHMQLAGRGRPDFVFRESRLAIFVDGCFWHGCPICARPLPRSNRKFWQEKISGNRARDRRQSKQLRDQGWKVLRIWEHSFRRPEAVVLRIRNQLRVP, from the coding sequence ATGACTACCAAGCTACGAACAACTGCCGCACGGTCCGCACAGATGGCCAAGGTCCGCAGCAGAGGCAACGCGTCGACGGAGTTACGCCTTGCTCGTATCCTTCGCGCAGCGGACGTTACTGGATGGCGTCGGCATATGCAACTCGCCGGCCGGGGCCGACCAGACTTTGTTTTCCGAGAATCTCGCTTGGCTATATTTGTGGACGGTTGCTTTTGGCATGGTTGCCCAATTTGCGCCAGACCCCTTCCTAGAAGCAACCGCAAGTTTTGGCAAGAGAAGATCTCCGGCAACCGAGCCCGAGACCGTAGGCAGTCTAAGCAACTGCGCGATCAGGGTTGGAAGGTACTACGAATCTGGGAGCACTCTTTTCGACGCCCAGAAGCTGTGGTGCTGCGCATACGCAACCAGCTGAGGGTGCCCTAG
- a CDS encoding DUF429 domain-containing protein, with protein sequence MKLAGVDGCKGGWIYVLEGPSGVSAGVEGDLEALMRQLSGCKVVCVDIPIGFSNEGQRDCDRAARQMLGRPRGSSVFSPAVRSVVEMNVNDYRALCEEHRRVDGRGLSQQSVAILPKMREVDVYLRAHPDCLDVVREVHPEVCFAAWNGGTPMQLRKSLSAGAAEREAIVDSSWPGFRSGLVVRGGPYARDDLNDAIAALWTARRVAKSAASPLGGGARDSRNLPMEIWY encoded by the coding sequence ATGAAATTGGCTGGCGTCGACGGGTGCAAAGGTGGATGGATTTACGTTCTCGAAGGGCCGTCGGGTGTCAGCGCTGGGGTGGAGGGGGATCTCGAGGCCCTGATGCGACAACTGAGCGGCTGCAAAGTCGTCTGCGTCGACATCCCGATTGGCTTTTCTAACGAGGGACAACGAGATTGTGATCGAGCCGCGAGGCAAATGTTGGGGCGGCCGCGTGGAAGCAGCGTCTTTTCCCCCGCAGTTCGATCCGTCGTTGAAATGAATGTGAACGACTACCGAGCACTTTGCGAGGAGCACCGCCGCGTAGACGGTAGGGGCTTGAGTCAACAGTCCGTGGCGATTCTTCCCAAGATGCGGGAAGTCGACGTCTATCTGCGCGCGCATCCGGATTGTTTAGACGTCGTCCGGGAAGTACACCCCGAGGTCTGCTTCGCAGCGTGGAACGGCGGGACACCCATGCAGCTCCGCAAGTCTTTGTCTGCGGGTGCTGCTGAGAGGGAGGCGATTGTTGACTCAAGCTGGCCCGGATTTCGTTCGGGGCTGGTCGTGCGGGGTGGTCCGTACGCACGCGATGACCTAAACGACGCCATTGCCGCGCTATGGACGGCACGAAGGGTTGCGAAGAGCGCCGCGAGCCCACTGGGTGGCGGCGCTCGGGATTCAAGAAACCTGCCCATGGAGATTTGGTACTGA
- a CDS encoding DUF2726 domain-containing protein produces MLWMILVVVLVIVVVLAAWLNTKSPVSGAPDAYRGIKPLSEPEQTLYWRLREAMPECVVLSQVGFSRFLEPQAANPGARRALFNRIGQKSADFLVCLPDFTIVAVIELDDGTHRVDKDAKRDSILRSARVPLVRVHVREIPTVEWLRSIFTR; encoded by the coding sequence ATGCTTTGGATGATTCTTGTTGTCGTGCTGGTGATCGTCGTGGTCCTCGCGGCGTGGCTCAACACCAAGTCGCCCGTATCCGGAGCCCCCGATGCCTATCGCGGGATCAAACCACTCTCCGAGCCCGAGCAAACCCTGTATTGGCGCCTGCGTGAAGCAATGCCCGAGTGCGTCGTCCTGTCTCAGGTCGGTTTCTCGCGTTTCCTCGAGCCGCAAGCAGCCAACCCTGGGGCACGGAGGGCGCTCTTCAATCGCATTGGGCAGAAGTCCGCTGACTTTTTGGTATGCCTGCCGGACTTCACCATCGTCGCGGTGATCGAACTGGACGACGGGACGCATAGGGTGGACAAAGATGCCAAGAGGGACTCCATCCTTCGGAGCGCCCGGGTACCGTTGGTGCGCGTTCATGTCCGCGAGATTCCTACTGTGGAGTGGCTGCGGAGCATCTTTACGAGGTAG
- a CDS encoding GIY-YIG nuclease family protein, which produces MRANLELTRAETMPARETKPHDHAAVAKRATVGEFHRQFDLDLVKALAEQLEQALSNLTPAPLRSPFVPQLGTEQGVYGLYRSGSLVYVGKADNLRTRLDDHRCKISGRKNIHLDEMTFSALYVSANWTALAPETSLIRHFRRAGLCEWNGNGFGPHDPGRHRELTDKRPDGFDMQYPIVDEWAVAEVKAGRYSALDLLVLLKQSLPYLLRYEVEEADGKKGSYRKGHTAYRDVFVEVSGDAMSARDLLKLVADQLKWQATVFPSHMILYNETHRYKFGKTL; this is translated from the coding sequence ATGCGTGCGAATCTGGAGTTGACCAGAGCTGAAACGATGCCAGCGAGAGAAACCAAACCCCACGATCATGCCGCAGTTGCGAAACGCGCGACTGTGGGGGAATTTCACAGGCAGTTTGACCTTGACCTTGTAAAGGCACTCGCGGAGCAACTGGAGCAAGCGCTTTCGAACCTGACTCCAGCACCTCTGCGTTCGCCATTCGTGCCGCAGCTTGGAACGGAGCAGGGCGTATACGGCCTGTACCGGTCGGGTAGCCTCGTGTACGTGGGGAAGGCGGACAATCTGCGTACGCGCTTGGACGACCACCGATGCAAGATTAGCGGGCGCAAGAACATTCACCTCGACGAGATGACGTTTTCTGCCCTGTATGTGTCCGCGAACTGGACCGCACTAGCCCCAGAAACCAGTTTGATCCGCCACTTCCGACGCGCGGGTCTCTGCGAATGGAACGGCAATGGTTTCGGGCCGCATGATCCCGGTAGACATCGCGAGCTGACAGACAAGAGACCAGATGGCTTCGACATGCAATATCCGATTGTCGATGAGTGGGCGGTCGCCGAAGTCAAAGCTGGAAGGTATTCGGCGCTGGATCTCTTAGTCTTGCTTAAGCAGAGTCTGCCTTACCTTCTTCGCTATGAGGTTGAAGAGGCAGACGGGAAAAAGGGCAGCTATCGCAAGGGGCACACTGCGTACCGCGACGTCTTTGTCGAAGTCTCGGGCGATGCCATGTCTGCACGCGATTTGCTCAAGCTTGTTGCTGATCAGCTCAAGTGGCAGGCGACGGTATTCCCAAGCCACATGATCCTGTACAACGAAACTCACCGGTACAAATTCGGCAAAACTCTCTAG
- a CDS encoding DNA cytosine methyltransferase — MTNDTFADTILVTHSRTLPAQMSKKTSSLECVELFAGAGGLALGFSASRVKHCAILEWNKYACDTIRANRRAHVAALAGWPEPLEIDVRDVDFSKYSDASIVSGGVPCQPFSMGGLHRANLDPRDMFPSAIRAVREVSPKAFVFENVRGLTRPSFANYFEYIRLCLEFPNLVPKRNEEWEEHLARLERHKTKGGMPEYRVVARVLDAADYGVPQRRHRVFIVGVKASLEKEFTFPDATHSQTSLLFDQYVSGEYWERHKIAKKRRRAPGATLEQKINSIRDVLHETMLLPWRTVRDAISDLPDPTKGGDGVQAHVYQPGARSYAGHTGSPFDEPAKALKSGVHGVPGGENALRDLDGNVRYFTVRESARLQCFPDEFSFSGSWSEAMRQLGNAVPVRLASAVSSRVVATIG, encoded by the coding sequence TTGACCAACGACACATTCGCCGATACGATTTTAGTCACGCACTCACGCACGCTCCCAGCGCAAATGTCCAAGAAAACATCCTCCCTAGAATGCGTTGAATTATTTGCTGGTGCTGGAGGACTTGCTCTGGGATTTTCAGCATCGCGCGTCAAGCATTGCGCGATTCTTGAATGGAATAAGTACGCCTGCGACACAATCCGGGCCAATCGTCGCGCCCATGTTGCCGCCTTGGCGGGCTGGCCCGAACCGCTAGAAATCGACGTGCGCGACGTCGACTTTTCGAAGTACTCGGACGCTTCGATTGTAAGCGGTGGGGTTCCGTGCCAACCATTTAGCATGGGGGGACTTCACAGAGCTAATCTTGATCCGCGCGACATGTTTCCCAGCGCGATCCGCGCTGTGAGGGAAGTATCCCCGAAGGCGTTCGTCTTCGAGAACGTTCGGGGGCTCACGAGACCGTCGTTCGCTAACTACTTTGAGTACATCCGCCTATGCCTTGAGTTTCCTAACCTCGTACCCAAGCGAAACGAGGAATGGGAGGAGCATCTGGCTAGACTCGAGCGACACAAAACGAAGGGGGGAATGCCGGAATACCGCGTCGTAGCCCGGGTACTAGATGCGGCGGACTACGGCGTACCTCAACGGCGCCATCGAGTGTTCATAGTCGGCGTAAAAGCGTCACTAGAGAAGGAATTTACGTTCCCTGATGCAACGCATTCCCAGACCAGCTTGCTATTTGATCAGTACGTATCCGGTGAGTATTGGGAGCGACACAAGATTGCGAAGAAGCGCCGTCGCGCGCCAGGGGCCACGCTTGAACAAAAGATCAATTCGATTAGGGACGTTCTTCACGAAACAATGTTGCTTCCGTGGAGGACGGTTCGGGATGCGATTTCGGATCTTCCCGACCCAACAAAAGGAGGGGACGGTGTCCAGGCGCACGTCTATCAACCGGGCGCCAGATCGTACGCAGGACACACCGGAAGCCCATTCGACGAGCCAGCAAAGGCGCTAAAGTCGGGGGTTCACGGCGTTCCCGGTGGCGAGAACGCCCTACGAGATCTTGACGGTAATGTTCGCTACTTCACAGTAAGGGAAAGCGCACGTCTTCAGTGTTTCCCTGACGAGTTTTCGTTTTCAGGCTCGTGGAGTGAAGCGATGCGCCAGCTTGGCAATGCCGTACCCGTACGTCTCGCATCCGCCGTCTCGAGCCGAGTGGTCGCTACGATTGGCTAG
- a CDS encoding NIPSNAP family protein, with amino-acid sequence MADIQQDTRVLEFRPYITQPGKRDEFNGLFEKLIPELESRGQRILGQFRDAKDPNKFLWLRGYDSMETRGKALPAFYNAPVWKESAGPVNATLVDIGDVRLLKPVDSAGFTLAKKMTAFMVATIYLLNAPAENGFNAFWKERLAPTMAAAGAPSVAQLSTEYAPDNFPRIPVTKAGEHAFVWFAAYGSRDEYELQKKTIAGLRGWSDTEAELAKYLASPAQTMELIPTAYSLQRWGTPFKYTLEGTGDVHDFDFLDGKWTMVNRRLMKRGLGSTDPKDWDVFPATVTAHVLMNCVANVDEVLFPTKGWNGVTFRHFNLEKKQWSIYWVNSRDGKMDVPGQVGGFEGDVGLFYGDDTDGGRPVKVVYKWTKVGPDGARWEQAFSYDDGKTWETNWVNEHRRVK; translated from the coding sequence ATGGCAGATATCCAGCAAGACACGAGAGTCCTCGAGTTCCGGCCCTACATCACCCAGCCCGGCAAGCGCGACGAGTTCAACGGCCTGTTCGAGAAGCTGATCCCGGAGCTCGAGTCCAGGGGCCAGCGCATCCTCGGCCAGTTCCGGGACGCGAAGGACCCCAACAAATTCCTCTGGCTGCGCGGCTACGACAGCATGGAGACGCGCGGCAAGGCACTGCCGGCCTTCTACAACGCCCCGGTGTGGAAGGAAAGCGCCGGGCCCGTGAACGCGACGCTCGTGGACATCGGCGACGTGCGCCTGCTGAAGCCCGTGGACAGCGCCGGCTTCACGCTCGCGAAGAAGATGACGGCCTTCATGGTCGCCACGATCTACCTGCTGAACGCGCCGGCCGAGAACGGCTTCAACGCCTTCTGGAAGGAACGGCTGGCGCCTACGATGGCGGCGGCTGGTGCGCCGTCGGTGGCGCAGCTCTCCACCGAATACGCGCCCGACAACTTCCCGCGCATCCCGGTCACGAAGGCGGGCGAGCATGCGTTCGTGTGGTTCGCGGCGTATGGCAGCCGGGATGAATACGAGCTGCAGAAGAAAACGATTGCGGGGTTGAGAGGATGGAGTGATACGGAAGCAGAGCTTGCGAAATACCTCGCGTCCCCCGCGCAGACGATGGAGCTCATCCCCACCGCGTACTCGCTGCAGCGCTGGGGCACGCCGTTCAAGTACACGCTCGAGGGCACGGGGGACGTGCACGACTTCGACTTCCTCGACGGCAAGTGGACGATGGTGAACCGCCGCCTCATGAAGCGCGGCCTGGGCAGTACCGACCCGAAGGACTGGGACGTCTTCCCCGCCACCGTCACCGCGCACGTGCTGATGAACTGCGTGGCCAACGTGGACGAGGTGCTCTTCCCGACCAAGGGCTGGAACGGCGTCACCTTTCGCCACTTCAACCTCGAGAAGAAGCAGTGGTCGATCTACTGGGTGAACAGCCGCGACGGGAAGATGGACGTCCCCGGCCAGGTCGGTGGCTTCGAGGGCGACGTCGGTCTCTTCTACGGCGACGACACCGACGGCGGCCGGCCCGTGAAGGTGGTCTACAAGTGGACGAAGGTCGGCCCCGACGGCGCACGCTGGGAGCAGGCGTTCTCGTATGACGACGGCAAGACCTGGGAGACCAACTGGGTCAACGAACACCGTCGCGTGAAATGA
- a CDS encoding DUF262 domain-containing protein: MSFGITDLRNSTVWQLYRMREQIQIDPEYQRLGDIWAPDNRQLLVDTILNGFDVPKIYLHKFPKPILKGGKTYEFAIVDGRQRLETMWAFIEGRITLDDEFKYFKEPKVLAGGMTYEELGQSYPDLKSDYDGFVLSVVLIETDDLEMIEEMFSRLNEAAPLTAAEKRNALGGPMPIAIKKLSKTSLFTKKLPFPNKRYRHFDLAAKFLLTERERKVVDTKKTQLDEFVEEYKAKPRNKLPTFVKTASETAAGMSKVFGDNDPLLRQLGMVMVYYHLFRVARDNKWSASVTRKKLVDFNRMRDENRAAVEQGNKKVDLDLVQFERYAQSPNDSAAIKFRLQLLAKRAFGRTLKLGEL; this comes from the coding sequence ATGAGTTTCGGAATCACTGATCTGCGAAATAGCACCGTCTGGCAACTCTATCGGATGCGCGAACAGATCCAAATCGACCCTGAGTACCAACGCCTTGGGGACATCTGGGCACCAGATAATCGACAACTGCTAGTTGACACTATATTGAATGGGTTCGACGTCCCAAAGATCTATCTTCACAAATTCCCAAAGCCGATCTTGAAAGGTGGAAAGACGTACGAGTTCGCAATTGTCGACGGGCGGCAGCGGCTCGAAACCATGTGGGCGTTCATAGAAGGGAGAATTACTCTCGACGATGAGTTCAAGTACTTCAAAGAACCGAAAGTGCTCGCCGGCGGAATGACTTATGAGGAGCTCGGGCAGTCATATCCAGATCTAAAGTCTGACTACGATGGATTTGTACTCTCTGTTGTGTTGATCGAGACTGACGACCTCGAAATGATCGAGGAGATGTTCTCCCGCTTGAACGAGGCGGCGCCTCTGACGGCCGCCGAAAAGAGAAACGCACTCGGCGGCCCGATGCCCATCGCAATTAAGAAACTCTCGAAGACCTCGCTCTTCACGAAGAAGCTTCCGTTTCCGAACAAGCGATATCGCCACTTTGATCTTGCAGCCAAGTTTCTGCTCACAGAAAGAGAGAGAAAAGTCGTCGACACGAAGAAGACACAACTTGATGAATTCGTAGAGGAGTACAAGGCAAAGCCTCGAAACAAGCTGCCCACCTTCGTAAAGACAGCCTCTGAAACCGCGGCCGGGATGTCGAAGGTGTTTGGAGACAACGATCCGCTATTGCGGCAGCTTGGAATGGTGATGGTCTACTACCACCTCTTCCGAGTAGCGCGAGACAACAAGTGGAGCGCATCCGTAACAAGGAAGAAGCTCGTAGATTTCAATCGAATGCGAGACGAAAACAGGGCTGCGGTGGAACAAGGCAATAAGAAGGTGGATCTTGATCTCGTCCAATTCGAGCGGTACGCGCAATCGCCAAACGACAGCGCAGCAATCAAGTTTAGATTGCAGTTGCTAGCCAAACGCGCATTCGGTCGCACGCTCAAGCTCGGTGAACTATAG
- the aroC gene encoding chorismate synthase produces MSGSTLGTLFTVTTFGESHGPAIGSVIDGCPPGMLLSEADIQPDLDRRKPGTSRHVTQRREEDKVEILSGVYEGKTTGTPIALLIRNEDQRSKDYAKIANSFRPGHADYTYLKKYGIRDPRGGGRSSARLTAPAVAAGAVAKKWLKEKYGVVVRGYLSQIGPNKIEFKNWEDVEAEGNPFFAPDLARVPELETYMDKLRKSGDSCGARINVVASGVPVGWGEPLYDRLDADIAKVMMGINAVKGVEIGAGFHSIEQMGTEHGDEMTPEGFLSNNAGGILGGISTGQDILVSIAIKPTSSIRLPRKTIDVEGNATTIETHGRHDPCVGIRATPIGEAFLSLVLMDHALRHRALTLAGATVR; encoded by the coding sequence ATGTCCGGCAGCACTCTCGGTACTCTCTTTACCGTCACCACCTTCGGCGAGTCTCACGGCCCGGCGATCGGCAGCGTTATCGACGGCTGCCCGCCGGGAATGCTTCTCTCCGAAGCGGACATCCAGCCCGACCTGGACCGCCGCAAGCCAGGTACCTCCCGCCACGTCACGCAGCGGCGCGAGGAAGACAAGGTCGAGATCCTTTCCGGCGTGTATGAGGGCAAGACGACTGGCACGCCGATCGCGCTGCTAATTCGCAACGAGGACCAGAGGAGCAAGGACTACGCGAAGATCGCGAACTCCTTCCGACCTGGGCACGCGGACTACACCTACCTGAAGAAATACGGGATTCGCGATCCTCGCGGGGGAGGGCGGTCTTCGGCGCGCCTGACGGCTCCTGCGGTTGCTGCCGGTGCGGTCGCGAAGAAGTGGCTGAAGGAGAAGTACGGTGTGGTCGTGCGGGGCTACCTCTCACAGATCGGCCCGAACAAGATCGAGTTCAAGAATTGGGAGGACGTGGAGGCCGAGGGCAACCCATTCTTCGCACCCGACCTCGCGCGCGTGCCCGAGCTCGAGACGTACATGGACAAGCTGCGCAAGTCCGGCGATTCGTGCGGGGCGCGGATCAATGTCGTGGCTTCAGGTGTCCCTGTTGGCTGGGGTGAACCGCTCTACGACCGGCTCGATGCCGACATCGCGAAGGTGATGATGGGCATCAACGCAGTGAAGGGCGTGGAGATCGGTGCCGGATTCCATTCCATAGAGCAGATGGGGACGGAGCATGGCGATGAGATGACTCCGGAGGGATTTCTGTCGAACAACGCGGGCGGGATCCTGGGCGGGATTTCGACGGGGCAGGATATCCTGGTATCAATTGCGATTAAGCCGACATCGTCAATCAGATTGCCGAGGAAGACGATCGACGTCGAAGGAAATGCGACAACAATTGAAACGCATGGCCGACACGACCCCTGCGTCGGTATCCGAGCAACTCCTATTGGAGAGGCATTTTTATCCCTAGTGCTGATGGACCACGCTTTGCGACATCGGGCTCTTACGCTCGCAGGTGCGACAGTGCGGTGA
- a CDS encoding DUF1579 domain-containing protein, whose protein sequence is MRDFDFEFGEWTVQHRTLRADGTWLEFSGTSVTRPAMGGMACIEENVFDKPGGIARGMAMRTYDAKTDLWAIWWVDGRDPHGVLDPPVKGRFVDGVGTFYSESIVGGKSVRTRFIWSKITATTARWEQALSTDSGPWETNWVMEFKRVK, encoded by the coding sequence ATGCGTGATTTCGATTTCGAGTTCGGCGAGTGGACGGTGCAGCACCGCACCCTGCGCGCCGACGGTACTTGGCTGGAGTTCAGCGGCACGTCCGTCACGCGCCCGGCCATGGGCGGAATGGCGTGCATCGAGGAGAACGTCTTCGACAAGCCCGGCGGCATCGCCCGCGGCATGGCGATGCGCACCTACGATGCGAAGACGGATCTGTGGGCGATCTGGTGGGTGGATGGGCGCGATCCGCATGGCGTGCTCGATCCGCCGGTGAAGGGGCGCTTCGTCGATGGGGTGGGGACGTTCTATTCCGAGAGCATCGTTGGCGGGAAGAGCGTTCGTACGAGGTTCATCTGGTCGAAGATCACGGCGACTACGGCGCGCTGGGAGCAGGCGTTGTCTACGGATTCGGGGCCGTGGGAGACGAACTGGGTCATGGAGTTCAAGAGGGTGAAGTGA
- a CDS encoding helix-turn-helix transcriptional regulator, protein MSATRLAEKMGVSVRTIHRDIEELSASGVPVVADRGATGGFSLMEGWRTRLTGLTPVEATVMSSLPDSWQADSRRVASRFHLDPVGWYRAPARADHLAAVADAVWKERRLKIRYDSWKGVSERTIEPLGLVLKGGEWYVVAQTGKGHATYKVANIQAVERLGATFRRPAKFDLGSYWTESLERFSAGLYRGTAVVRASALGLKRLKLLSDAVAKAVERAPEKVDARGWLEVEIPIESVEHAAMELIKVGAECEVVAPRELRAMMASVASELAGLYGPQKPARNTA, encoded by the coding sequence ATGAGCGCCACCCGCCTGGCGGAGAAGATGGGCGTTTCGGTACGGACGATCCACCGCGACATCGAGGAGCTCTCCGCCTCCGGCGTGCCGGTGGTGGCCGACCGCGGCGCCACCGGCGGTTTCTCGCTCATGGAGGGCTGGCGTACGCGGCTCACGGGCCTCACGCCCGTGGAGGCCACCGTGATGTCGTCGCTGCCCGATTCCTGGCAGGCGGATTCGCGGCGCGTGGCTTCGCGGTTTCACCTGGATCCTGTCGGTTGGTATCGCGCTCCCGCTCGTGCGGATCACTTGGCGGCTGTCGCCGATGCCGTGTGGAAAGAGCGGCGGCTGAAGATCCGCTATGACAGCTGGAAGGGTGTTTCAGAGCGGACGATCGAGCCCCTGGGCCTCGTGCTCAAGGGCGGCGAGTGGTACGTGGTGGCGCAGACGGGAAAGGGCCACGCGACGTACAAGGTCGCGAACATCCAGGCGGTGGAACGATTGGGCGCGACGTTCAGGAGGCCCGCGAAGTTCGACCTTGGCAGCTATTGGACCGAGTCGCTCGAGCGGTTCTCGGCGGGGCTTTATCGCGGGACTGCGGTGGTTCGTGCTTCTGCGCTGGGGCTGAAGAGGTTGAAGCTACTGAGTGATGCCGTGGCGAAGGCGGTGGAGCGGGCGCCGGAGAAGGTGGATGCACGCGGATGGCTTGAAGTGGAGATACCGATCGAGTCGGTGGAGCATGCGGCGATGGAGTTGATCAAGGTGGGTGCGGAGTGCGAGGTGGTGGCGCCGCGGGAGCTGAGGGCGATGATGGCTAGCGTAGCGTCGGAGCTTGCCGGGTTGTACGGGCCGCAAAAGCCAGCGAGAAACACTGCTTAG
- a CDS encoding ArsR/SmtB family transcription factor, producing the protein MVQYSPAHFSASFAALSDVTRRGVLEQLARADASITDLADKFGMTLTGMKKHVGILEEAGLVTTEKVGRVRTCKLGSCRLEEEAAWIERYHQLWAARFDELDTVVDELKRKEKASGRKKRI; encoded by the coding sequence ATGGTTCAGTATTCACCTGCCCACTTCAGTGCCTCGTTCGCCGCGCTCTCGGACGTCACCCGCCGTGGCGTGCTGGAGCAGCTCGCACGTGCGGATGCCTCGATCACGGACCTGGCCGACAAGTTCGGCATGACCCTCACGGGCATGAAGAAGCACGTCGGCATCCTGGAGGAGGCGGGGCTCGTCACCACGGAGAAGGTCGGGCGAGTACGGACCTGCAAGCTCGGCAGCTGCCGGCTGGAGGAAGAGGCCGCGTGGATCGAGCGCTACCACCAGCTCTGGGCCGCACGCTTCGACGAGCTGGACACGGTTGTCGACGAATTGAAACGAAAGGAGAAGGCGAGTGGGCGCAAGAAACGAATTTGA